A genomic region of Hypomesus transpacificus isolate Combined female chromosome 19, fHypTra1, whole genome shotgun sequence contains the following coding sequences:
- the slc6a5 gene encoding sodium- and chloride-dependent glycine transporter 2: protein MSKQPVNAPTGFHPSQQPEAGVGVTANKPENVPSQPAAPFGHPAPQPPPNNECKTFCPSENKPGEPEANKVYGTFKNTAPAIPGAVAANSAFRKDSAGSAAAQTGVPGAVQGRGMSVQYGDPFRATAEQNNASGTWTRMSQTTIILGIDGNTSVQPGTMTAVSVLTTLNQQDDDDDEEGGDENKARGNWTNKMDFILSMVGYAVGLGNVWRFPYLAFQNGGGAFLIPYLIMLGLAGIPIFFLEVSLGQFASQGPVSVWKAIPALQGCGIAMLIISVLIAIYYNIIMCWTLYYLFASLKGSLPWAHCRNGWNTLDCKDKDMLLLDTCILRDRNMTSIKNSSFCLSANVMGNLTRMANMTTDLNKTYVSPSEEYFKYNVLHISKGIEYPGDIRWPLAGCLCLAWIIVYLSLAKGIKSSGKVVYFTATFPYVVLVILLFRGITLPGAGDGILYFITPKWEKLNDAKVWKDAATQIFFSLSAAWGGLITLSSYNKFHNNCYRDTIIVTCTNSATSIFAGFVIFSVIGFMAHELKVPIEKVADEGPGIAFVVYPEALTRLPLSPFWAIIFFLMLLTLGLDTMFATIETIVTSVSDEFPKYLRKHKPVFTLVCCAIFFFLGFPMITESGMYMLQLVDTYAASYSLVIIAIFELLGISYLYGLQRFCEDIEMMIGFQPSRFWRVCWAFVTPTILTGILGLSLYQWQVMTYEQYTYPTWSMVMGWLMVTCSIIWIPIMFLIKMYLAQGSFMERLRLVCSPQPDWGPFLMKHRGERYRNMMDPLGTNSLGLKLPPKDFQLGSSYQ, encoded by the exons ATGTCCAAGCAGCCGGTTAACGCTCCTACCGGTTTCCACCCGTCGCAGCAGCCGGAGGCAGGAGTGGGAGTTACCGCAAATAAACCGGAAAATGTTCCAAGCCAACCGGCCGCTCCGTTCGGGCACCCGGCTCCCCAGCCGCCTCCAAACAACGAGTGCAAAACTTTTTGTCCCTCGGAAAATAAACCAGGAGAACCGGAAGCCAATAAAGTTTATGGGACGTTTAAAAACACCGCCCCGGCGATACCGGGAGCCGTGGCTGCGAACTCGGCCTTCCGAAAGGATTCCGCTGGCTCGGCGGCGGCCCAGACAGGGGTCCCCGGTGCCGTTCAGGGCCGGGGGATGTCTGTCCAGTACGGAGACCCGTTTAGGGCCACCGCGGAGCAGAACAACGCCTCGGGCACCTGGACGAGGATGAGCCAAACCACCATCATACTGGGCATAGACGGCAACACCTCGGTTCAGCCTGGGACCATGACGGCGGTAA GCGTCCTCACCACACTTAATcaacaggatgatgatgatgatgaagaggggGGAGACGAGAACAAAGCCAGAGGAAACTGGACCAATAAAATGGACTTCATCCTGTCCATGGTGGGCTATGCCGTGGGGCTTGGCAACGTGTGGCGGTTTCCCTATCTGGCCTTTCAAAATGGTGGAG GTGCTTTTCTGATACCTTACCTGATAATGTTGGGACTGGCGGGCATCCCGATATTTTTCCTGGAGGTGTCCCTGGGCCAGTTTGCCAGCCAGGGCCCCGTGTCCGTATGGAAGGCCATTCCGGCCCTTCAAG gttGCGGGATTGCCATGTTGATAATATCTGTCTTGATAGCCATATACTATAATATTATAATGTGCTGGACACTGTACTACCTGTTCGCTTCGTTGAAGGGCTCACTGCCATGGGCCCACTGCAGGAATGGGTGGAACACACTGGACTGTAAGGATAAAGACATGCTCCTCTTGG ACACGTGTATCCTCCGGGACAGAAACATGACGTCGATAAAGAACAgctcattctgtctgtctgccaatgTCATGGGCAACCTCACCAGGATGGCAAACATGACCACCGACCTGAATAAGACTTACGTCAGCCCCAGTGAGGAGTACTTCAA GTACAACGTGTTGCACATCTCTAAGGGGATCGAGTACCCAGGAGACATCCGCTGGCCCCTGGCTGGCTGCCTCTGTCTTGCCTGGATCATAGTCTACCTCTCCCTGGCCAAAGGAATCAAGTCATCAGGGAAA gtTGTGTATTTCACCGCTACGTTCCCCTACGTGGTGCTGGTCATCCTGCTGTTTCGGGGCATCACCCTCCCAGGGGCTGGGGATGGAATCCTGTACTTCATCACCCCCAAGTGGGAGAAGCTCAATGATGCTAAG gtgtggaAGGATGCTGCCACACAgatcttcttctctctgtctgcggCCTGGGGGGGCCTCATCACTCTGTCCTCCTACAACAAGTTCCACAACAACTGCTACAG agacaCCATCATAGTGACGTGCACTAACAGTGCCACCAGCATCTTTGCTGGTTTCGTCATCTTCTCAGTGATCGGCTTCATGGCCCATGAGCTCAAGGTCCCTATCGAGAAGGTTGCAGATGAAG gtccTGGCATAGCATTCGTGGTGTATCCGGAGGCGCTGACcagactgcctctctctccgttCTGGGCGATCATCTTCTTCCTCATGCTGCTGACGCTGGGCCTGGATACCATG tttGCTACCATAGAGACCATCGTGACGTCAGTCTCAGATGAGTTTCCTAAGTACCTGAGGAAGCACAAACCTGTGTTCACCTTGGTCTGCTGCGccatcttcttcttcctggGGTTCCCTATGATTACAGAG agtgGGATGTACATGCTCCAGTTGGTGGACACGTATGCAGCCTCCTACTCCCTGGTCATCATCGCCATCTTCGAGCTCCTGGGAATCTCCTACCTGTATG gcctCCAGAGGTTCTGTGAGGATATAGAGATGATGATCGGCTTCCAGCCCAGCCGCTTCTGGAGGGTCTGCTGGGCATTTGTGACTCCAACCATCCTGACC GGCATCCTGGGTCTGAGTCTCTACCAGTGGCAGGTGATGACATATGAGCAGTACACTTACCCCACCTGGTCCATGGTGATGGGCTGGCTCATGGTCACGTGCTCCATCATTTGGATCCCCATCATGTTCCTCATCAAGATGTACCTGGCTCAGGGGAGCTTCATGGAG cgtctCAGGCTGGTATGTTCCCCCCAGCCAGACTGGGGCCCGTTCCTGATGAAGCATCGTGGGGAAAGATACAGGAACATGATGGATCCTCTGGGCACCAACTCTCTGGGCCTCAAACTGCCCCCCAAGGACTTCCAGCTGGGCTCTTCCTACCAGTAG